TGGAATTTCCACCGGCCCCGCCGCCGTTAAGCCGAGCGATGGAACGGGCAGTTCCCGGGGCGTGGGGCAGCGGTCCGCTGGTACGATTGCAGGCAGATTTGGCACCCGTTTCTTGAAAGGCCTTGATGACTGTCGTACGCCTGCCGCTAGTGCAGAACCAGCCCGGTGACACCCTGATCCACGGAGCCGACGGCGGGTCCGTTGTTCGCCGTTCGGTGCTCCCCGGCGGCGTGCGCGTACTGACGGAGGCCATGCCCGGCCAGCGTTCCGCGACCATCGGCTTCTGGGTAGGCGTGGGTTCCCGGGACGAAGCGCACGGGCAGCACGGGTCCACGCATTTCCTCGAGCACTTGCTGTTCAAAGGCACCAGGCGGCGCACAGCGCTGGAAATCGCATCCGCTTTCGACGAGGTCGGCGGGGAGTCCAACGCGGCCACGGCCAAGGAAAGCACCTGCTACTTCGCCCGCGTCCTGGACACCGACCTTCCAATGGCCATCGACGTCATTGCCGACATGATCACTGGTGCAGTCCTGGACCCGCAGGAGATGGAGCAGGAGCGCGACGTCATCCTGGAGGAAATCGCGATGGACAGCGACGATCCCACGGACGTTGCCCACGAGCATTTCGTTGCCGCCGTCCTTGGAACACACCCGCTGGGCCGTCCGATCGGCGGGACCCCGGAGGCCATCCGGGCGGTTGCCCGCGATTCCGTCTGGGACCACTACCGCCGGTATTACCGCCCGGGCGAGCTTGTCATCACGGCGGCCGGCGGCCTGGAGCACGACGTCGTCTGCGGACTCGTGGTGGATGCGCTCCACGAGGCGGGCTGGTCGCTGGAGCCCGGTGCGGCTCCGGTGGACCGGCGCTCGACTGAACGGGCGGAGATCACCGGGACTGCCGGACTGCACGTGGTGAAGCGGCCCGTTGAGCAGGCAAACATCATCATGGGCTGCCCCACGATCGTCGCCACGGACCAGCGCCGCTACGTCATGAGCGTGCTGAACGCGGTGCTCGGCGGCGGCATGTCCTCGCGGCTTTTCCAGGAAGTCCGGGAAAAGCGCGGCCTGGTGTACTCCACCTACTCTTTTGCCTCGTCCTACGCCGATGCAGGCTACTTCGGCATGTACGCCGGCTGCACGCCGTCGAAGGTCCGCCAGGTCCTTGAATTGCTCGGGGCTGAACTGGACAAGCTTGCGGAGCACGGCATCTCCGATGACGAACTGAAGAAAGCCGTGGGCCAGCTCTGCGGCGGCATTGTGCTCGCGCTGGAGGACACCGGCTCACGGATGTCGCGGCTGGGCCGGGCCGAGTTGGTGTCCGGTGAATACCAGGACATTGAGGAGACACTCCGGCAGATCAAGGGTGTCACCGTGGAGCAGGTGCGGGAGCTGGCCCAGGAGCTGGCAGCAGCCCCGCGGACCGTGACCGTCGTGGGACCGTTCGAGGAAGACGAAACCTTCGGCCTCTGACCTGGCCCGTTCTGCCCGTTGCGCCGAGGCTGCCGGCTGTGCGTTCCGGACATCCCCATCTGGACATCCCAACGTAGCCGCGTGATGATGAACCCGGGGTCACACTGGAGGAACCATGGACCGTACGCACCCGGGCACTGCGCAGGAGCTCGAGGCCTTCCTCGGCCATTGGACAGGCACTACCCATATTGAGGCGTCGCCGCGCGGACCGGCCCGGACAGCGGACGCTGAAGTGGTGTTCACCAAGGCCGCCGGCGGCTTTGCCGTTCTGCAGAGCTACCGTCACACCGAATCCGGAGGGATCCGGTTTGAGCGGCACGGCATGTTCACCATGGACACTGACCACCCGGACACTGTCTGGTACCACATGGACAGTGTGGGCCTGCCGCGGGAAGCCCCGACGCGGTGCGGCTTGCACGGCGGGGTGCTCACCGTGGAACGGCGCAACGGCAGGGACACGACCCGGCACACTTTCCGGGTGAACGACGGCGTGCTGACGCACACGTCCGAGGTCCGCCGGGCCGACGCCGCGGCTTTCGCCCCGTTCATGACGTCCGTTTGCCGCCGAACCTGACAGCGCGAGCGGGCATTTCCGGCCCCGGGGGCGCCCGGGAACCACGCGATCCGAGACCTAGACGCTCTTGGCCGCGCGTGTTGTGAGGTCTTCATCTGAAATTGTGCGGACAGCGCGAGCTGGAGTACCGACAGCGATGGTCATCGGAGGGACACCGCGGGTGACGACGCTGCCTGCGCCGATTACGGATCCGTAACCGATTCGTACGCAGGGCACGACGGCTGAGTTGCTGCCGATCCACACCTTGTCTTGGAGGACGATCGGTTCCGAGAAGCGAGCGAAGTCGACGTGGCAGC
This genomic window from Arthrobacter sp. 24S4-2 contains:
- a CDS encoding DUF1579 family protein, whose product is MDRTHPGTAQELEAFLGHWTGTTHIEASPRGPARTADAEVVFTKAAGGFAVLQSYRHTESGGIRFERHGMFTMDTDHPDTVWYHMDSVGLPREAPTRCGLHGGVLTVERRNGRDTTRHTFRVNDGVLTHTSEVRRADAAAFAPFMTSVCRRT
- a CDS encoding pitrilysin family protein, whose translation is MTVVRLPLVQNQPGDTLIHGADGGSVVRRSVLPGGVRVLTEAMPGQRSATIGFWVGVGSRDEAHGQHGSTHFLEHLLFKGTRRRTALEIASAFDEVGGESNAATAKESTCYFARVLDTDLPMAIDVIADMITGAVLDPQEMEQERDVILEEIAMDSDDPTDVAHEHFVAAVLGTHPLGRPIGGTPEAIRAVARDSVWDHYRRYYRPGELVITAAGGLEHDVVCGLVVDALHEAGWSLEPGAAPVDRRSTERAEITGTAGLHVVKRPVEQANIIMGCPTIVATDQRRYVMSVLNAVLGGGMSSRLFQEVREKRGLVYSTYSFASSYADAGYFGMYAGCTPSKVRQVLELLGAELDKLAEHGISDDELKKAVGQLCGGIVLALEDTGSRMSRLGRAELVSGEYQDIEETLRQIKGVTVEQVRELAQELAAAPRTVTVVGPFEEDETFGL